Genomic DNA from Dehalogenimonas lykanthroporepellens BL-DC-9:
GACGACCTCGATACCACTGGCGGCCAGGTCGCTTTTCATGGCATCGAGGTATTCCGTGGCTTGCCTGAAAACATATTCGCGTTGTTCAGTTAACGTCACTCCCGGAACGTCCCACCGGGCTCCGGCGACATCAACGATCTGCAGTAGTACCAGGCGACTCCCGCAAGCCTTGGCCAGCATAGCCGTACATGGTATAGTTTGTTTGTATGCATAATAATTGGCACGCGCTTTCCGGAACCGAGGTTCTTCAGCGGCTCGAGGCGGTTATTTCGGGGCTCACTGACCAGCAGGCCGAAGAGCGCTTGGCCCGCGGCGGCCCGAACGAAATGACGGCTAAACCCCGAAAACCGGTAATAGTCGTCTTTCTGCAACAGTTTCTGAATCCCCTGATATATGTACTGATGGCCGCGGCGGCGGTTTCGGCCGCCACCGGTCATTTCATCGACGCTCTGGTCATCCTGACGATACTACTCATAAACGCCACTATTGGCTACGTCCAGGAAACCCGCGCCGAAAAAGCCATGGACGCATTGAAACAAATGGCCGCGCCACAGAGTCAGGTGCGACGAAGCGGCCGAATCGTAAAAATCCCCTCGCGCGACATCGTACCGGGCGATATCATTATTGTCGAAGCCGGTGACCGCATTCCGGCAGACGCCCGTATCCTGGAACTGGCCGGGTTGAAAGTCAACGAGTCAGCATTGACCGGGGAATCCCAGCCGGTCGATAAACATAAGGAACCCTCTCCCGATGATACCTCGCTGGCCGACCGGCGTAACATGCTCTATCTGGGAACAGCAATTACCCAGGGCAGGGCGGTAGCGGTCGTCGTCGGCACCGGCATGGATACCGAACTTGGCCGCATCGCCCATGGGCTCGAATCAATTGCCATAGGAAAAACGCCGCTTCAGAAAAGCATCGGCCGACTGAGCAAAGCACTGGCAGTTGTCATGCTGGTGGTAGTGGCGGTCATTTTTCTGGTTGGTCTCTGGCGCGAACTGGACATCCTGGAAATGTTCTTTTTGTCGGTAGCCGCCGCCGTATCCGCCATCCCTGAAGGCTTGCCAGCCGTGGTCACGGTAGTGCTGGCCATCGGCATGCGCGCCATGGCCCAGCGAAACGCCATCATCCGCCATCTGGTGGCGGTAGAAACCCTGGGTTCGGCCACCGTCATCTGCTCCGACAAGACCGGCACTCTGACCATGAACCAGATGACCGTCCGCAATCTGTATCATGACGGCGGTATTTTGGAAATCACCGGGGAGGGGTACTGTCCTAACGGAGAATTCTTGACCGATTCCCGGATACCGGCACAACCCGACAGTGATGAGAATCTGCGTTTCGTCCTGGCTATCGGAATGCTGGCTTCCGATTCCTCCGTTACCATCGGCGAAAACGAGTGCACCCTGTTCGGCGACCCCACAGAGGGCGCTCTGCTGGTAGCCGGGGCCAAAGCCGGATTGAACAAGGAGGAACTGGAAAAGGCTTTCCCCCGACTGGACGAAATACCGTTTACCAGCGAACGCCAATATATGGCCACCCTGCATACTGATTCTACCGGGCGTATCATTCATGTCAAAGGGGCCGCTGAGAAGTTAATAGGGCTAAGCTCCCACATCCGTAAGGACGGTCGGGCTGTTCCCATCACCGACACCGACCGCCGTGAGTGGCAGTCTCAAATAGACCGAATGGCCGGACAGGCCCTGAGAGTTCTGGCACTGGCCTACCGGGAGATGCCTCATGAAGCCAAAACCATCAGCCCGGAGGATATTGAAGGCCATCTGGTGCTGACCGGCTTGGCCGGCATCATTGACCCGCCACGGCCTGAAGCGGCCTTGGCAGTCCGCCAGGCTACTGAGGCCGGTATAAAGGTCATCATGATTACCGGCGACCACGCCACTACCGCCCGGGCTATTGCCGATGAGATAGGGTTACCCCCGGGGAAGGCGATAACCGGCCGGGAACTGGCGGAGATGTCCGACGAACAGTTGCACCGCCGGGTGGATGAGATTTCAGTCTTTGCCAGAATTGAACCTCTCCAC
This window encodes:
- a CDS encoding ATPase, P-type (transporting), HAD superfamily, subfamily IC (KEGG: glo:Glov_0841 ATPase, P-type (transporting), HAD superfamily, subfamily IC~TIGRFAM: ATPase, P-type (transporting), HAD superfamily, subfamily IC~PFAM: E1-E2 ATPase-associated domain protein; cation transporting ATPase domain protein; Haloacid dehalogenase domain protein hydrolase); the encoded protein is MHNNWHALSGTEVLQRLEAVISGLTDQQAEERLARGGPNEMTAKPRKPVIVVFLQQFLNPLIYVLMAAAAVSAATGHFIDALVILTILLINATIGYVQETRAEKAMDALKQMAAPQSQVRRSGRIVKIPSRDIVPGDIIIVEAGDRIPADARILELAGLKVNESALTGESQPVDKHKEPSPDDTSLADRRNMLYLGTAITQGRAVAVVVGTGMDTELGRIAHGLESIAIGKTPLQKSIGRLSKALAVVMLVVVAVIFLVGLWRELDILEMFFLSVAAAVSAIPEGLPAVVTVVLAIGMRAMAQRNAIIRHLVAVETLGSATVICSDKTGTLTMNQMTVRNLYHDGGILEITGEGYCPNGEFLTDSRIPAQPDSDENLRFVLAIGMLASDSSVTIGENECTLFGDPTEGALLVAGAKAGLNKEELEKAFPRLDEIPFTSERQYMATLHTDSTGRIIHVKGAAEKLIGLSSHIRKDGRAVPITDTDRREWQSQIDRMAGQALRVLALAYREMPHEAKTISPEDIEGHLVLTGLAGIIDPPRPEAALAVRQATEAGIKVIMITGDHATTARAIADEIGLPPGKAITGRELAEMSDEQLHRRVDEISVFARIEPLHKLRIVQALRSRGHTVAMTGDGVNDAPALKAADIGVAMGRNGTDVAREASDMVLADDNFASVIAAVDEGRAIFNRLRNVIYYLLSSNIGELIALTAAIAIVGQAPLLAVQILWINVLTDTTITIPLGLEPKSGNELKTPPRSPKVGLLYPGLIMRVAYTALIMATGVFLVFVWARQHMDIDQARTLAFSTMIAFEWFKGFIARSDEKSVFSIGLFKNRWLIMAVGGAIILQLAVVYTPFLQAAFHTSPFETVYWLIPIGAGLTLFLIEEIRKTLFPKAFSLGKWQQGVR